Proteins encoded in a region of the Sebastes fasciatus isolate fSebFas1 chromosome 9, fSebFas1.pri, whole genome shotgun sequence genome:
- the cox5b2 gene encoding cytochrome c oxidase subunit 5B2 has protein sequence MAGRLLLLRACSTTTTTLQLRSNVVARPLHRAMATLKGIPTDDEQATGLERRALQALKQGKDPWSMLKPKEYAGTREDPHIVPSIGTKRLVGCLCEEDNTAIVWFWLHEGDAQRCPSCGSHYQLVHHDLPH, from the exons ATGGCGGGACGTCTTCTTCTCCTCCGAGCctgttcaacaacaacaacaacattacagCTCAGGAGCAATGTGGTGGCTCGACCGTTACACCGCGCCATGGCAACACTGAAAG GAATACCAACAGATGATGAGCAGGCCACTGGGCTAGAGCGACGCGCCCTGCAGGCCCTCAAACAGGGAAAG GATCCCTGGAGTATGCTGAAGCCCAAGGAGTATGCTGGCACAAGGGAGGATCCTCACATTGTGCCAAGCATTGGAACCAAGAGGCTGGTGGGCTGTCTTT GTGAGGAAGACAACACTGCTATTGTGTGGTTCTGGCTCCACGAGGGAGATGCCCAGCGCTGTCCTTCCTGTGGTTCCCACTATCAGCTGGTCCACCATGACTTGCCCCATTGA
- the herc4 gene encoding putative E3 ubiquitin-protein ligase HERC4 isoform X1, translating into MSVVLCEEAVCLSEVFLFTGILLACKAKGGERATMLCWGNASYGQLGLGGIDEEIVVEPRRCEFFHGKLVCDVGCGHRHTAFLLEDGTVYTCGCNDLGQLGHEKSRKKPEQVVALDAQIILAVSCGGSHTLALNDKGQVFSWGLGSDGQLGLHNFEECVRVPRNIKSLSDVQIAQVACGYWHSHALSRGGQVFSWGQNRHGQLGLGITGESISTPQIIQSLQSIPFAQISAGGAHSFALTLSGAVFGWGRNKFGQLGLNDSNDRSFPTLLKSLRSQRVIYISCGEDHTAALTKLRGVFTFGAGGYGQLGHNTTNHEINPRKVFELMGNVVTQISCGRQHTMAFTPSCGKMDSFGLAGNGQLGTHSTCNRKSPATVKGPWVASNSPTDTDSQLGCCVKRIYAGGDQSFAHYCTANKLQNIDDRRIQNHHRKICTLNQDIIHKWWNFSPGRLPQEISNEIDLVFSSASCLNGSFLSTSHPDHYSTNSKCSGVDMNMARILLHRVVQQDHHEIAQQIAASLEKNLIPRLSNSPPDIEALRLYLTLPECPLFSDRNNYVTIAIPFAKSLLSLKEAPLKVLGNWWSTFEPPVFQRLVELYKEVVVYLLQMHKMGIPSVEQRIFTCFLDTSLRLLEVLHTVSERAGHIIQYDKFYMHELDDLIDIRNDYVTWIQRQMYPMGQDGVVTLCRYPFVFDAQAKTTLLQTDAVIQMQMAVDQAQMQNFSSMFMPAVESVNPCLILIVRRENIVGDTMEVLRKSKNVDYKKPLKVIFVGEEAVDAGGVRKEFFLLIMKELLDPKYGMFRYYEDSRLIWFSNKTFEDIDLFNLIGVICGLAIYNLTIVELNFPVALYKKLLKRKPTLEDLKELMPDVGRSLQQLLDYAEDDLEDTFCLNFTITEENYGATEVLELVRNGEDINVNKSNRQDFVNAYVDYVFNTSVAPLFECFYAGFHKVCGGKVLELFQPNELQAMVIGNTNYDWTELEKSTEYKGEYWTDHPTIRLFWEVFHSLILEKKKQFLLFLTGSDRIPILGMKSLKLVIQPTGGGEHYLPVAHTCFNLLDLPKYRSLETLREKLLQAIDHNQGFNLA; encoded by the exons ATGTCTGTGGTGCTCTGTGAGGAGGCTGTGTGTCTATCAGAGGTGTTTCTCTTCACAGGGATCCTGCTGGCGTGTAAAGccaaaggaggagagagagctaCGATGCTGTGCTGGGGAAATGCCTCCTACGGACAGTTAGGCTTGGGAGGGATTGATGAGGAGATTGTGGTGGAGCCACGAAGATGTGAATTCTTCCACGGGAAGCTAGTGTGTGATGTGGGGTGTGgccacagacacacagcctTCCTGCTGGAGGATGGGACCGTTTACACCTGTGGCTGCAATGACCTGGGCCAGCTGGGGCATGAGAAGTCCAGGAAGAAACCAG AACAGGTTGTGGCCCTGGATGCACAGATCATACTGGCGGTGTCATGTGGAGGGTCCCATACACTCGCCCTGAATGACAAAGGGCAGGTTTTCTCATGGGGTCTGGGCTCTGACGGGCAGTTGGGTCTACATAACTTTGAAGAATGTGTTCGTGTGCCTAG aAATATCAAGAGTTTGTCAGATGTACAAATTGCTCAGGTAGCCTGTGGGTATTGGCACTCCCATGCACTTTCAAGAG GGGGCCAAGTCTTCTCTTGGGGCCAGAATCGACACGGACAACTTGGGCTAGGAATAACCGGAGAGAGCATTTCCACGCCCCAAATCATCCAGTCTCTGCAGAGCATCCCTTTTGCACAGATATCAGCTGGTGGCGCTCACAGCTTTGCCCTCACTCTCTCAGGAGCAGTGTTTGGTTGGGGGCGCAACAAGTTTGGTCAGCTGGGTCTCAATGACAGCAATG ATCGGTCTTTCCCAACGCTGCTGAAGTCCCTTAGATCGCAGAGAGTCATTTACATCTCCTGTGGAGAAGATCACACAGCAGCACTGACCAAGTTAA GAGGTGTGTTTACATTTGGAGCAGGAGGATACGGACAACTTGGACATAACACTACAAACCATGAAATCAACCCTAGGAAAGTGTTTGAgctcatgggaaatgtagtcaCGCAGATTTCATGTGGAAG GCAGCACACGATGGCTTTCACACCCTCCTGTGGGAAGATGGACTCATTTGGCCTTGCTGGTAACGGACAGCTTGGTACTCACTCCACTTGCAACAGAAAAAGCCCCGCCACTGTCAAAGGCCCCTGGGTAGCCTCAAATTCTCCAACAGatacag ACTCGCAGCTGGGCTGTTGTGTCAAGAGGATTTATGCCGGAGGAGACCAGAGCTTTGCTCACTATTGCACTGCCAAT AAACTCCAGAACATAGATGACCGGAGGATACAAAATCACCACAGAAAGATTTGCACCTTGAATCAGGATATCATACACAAGTGGTGGAACTTCTCACCAGGAAGACTCCCGCAAGAAATCTCCAA TGAGATTGACCTCGTGTTCTCCTCAGCAAGCTGCCTCAATGGATCTTTTCTGTCAACGAG TCATCCAGATCACTACAGTACCAACAGTAAATGTTCAGGGGTGGATATGAACATGGCTCGCATCCTACTGCACAGAGTGGTCCAACAAGATCACCATGAAATCGCTCAGCAG ATTGCTGCCAGTCTAGAGAAGAACCTCATTCCCAGACTAAGCAACTCTCCTCCAGACATTGAAGCCCTGAGACTTTACCTCACTCTTCCAGAATGCCCTCTCTTCAGTGACCGAAATAATTACGTGACCATCGCTATACCGTTTGCCAAATCACTCCTCAGTCTGAAAGAAGCTCCTCTGAAGGTGCTAG GAAACTGGTGGTCTACGTTTGAGCCCCCAGTCTTCCAGCGGCTGGTTGAGTTGTACAAGGAAGTGGTGGTGTATCTGCTTCAGATGCACAAGATGGGCATTCCTTCGGTCGAGCAGAGGATTTTCACCTGTTTCCTGGACACGTCCCTCCGACTCCTGGAGGTCCTGCACACA GTGAGTGAGAGAGCAGGACACATCATTCAATACGATAAATTCTACATGCATGAGTTGGATGACCTGATAGACATCAGAAATGACTACGTCACATGGATTCAGAGGCAGATGTACCCAATG GGTCAGGACGGTGTGGTGACTCTGTGCAGGTATCCCTTTGTGTTTGATGCCCAGGCGAAGACCACACTGCTTCAGACTGATGCTGTCATACAGATGCAG ATGGCAGTGGACCAGGCACAGATGCAAAACTTCAGCTCCATGTTCATGCCAGCAGTGGAATCTGTCAACCCGTGCCTCATCCTCATCGTTCGGAGGGAAAATATTGTTGGAGACACCATGGAAGTCCTCAGGAAGTCCAAGAATGTTGACTACAAGAAACCACTCAAG GTGATCTTCGTGGGAGAAGAGGCCGTCGATGCAGGAGGCGTGAGAAAGGAGTTCTTCCTCCTGATCATGAAAGAGCTGCTGGATCCAAAATATGGGATGTTTCGTTACTACGAGGACTCTAGGCTCATCTGGTTTTCAAACAAG ACCTTTGAGGACATTGACTTGTTCAACCTCATCGGGGTCATCTGTGGTCTGGCCATCTACAATCTCACTATAGTGGAACTCAACTTCCCTGTGGCCCTTTACAAGAAGCTCCTGAAGAGGAAGCCGACACTAGAGGACCTGAAAGAGCTAATGCCAGATGTGGGAAG GAGTCTGCAGCAGTTACTGGACTACGCAGAAGATGACCTCGAGGACACCTTCTGCTTGAATTTCACA atcacaGAGGAAAACTACGGTGCCACAGAGGTCTTGGAACTTGTACGGAACGGCGAAGACATCAACGTCAATAAATCAAACAG GCAGGACTTTGTCAATGCGTACGTAGACTACGTTTTCAACACATCAGTGGCCCCGCTGTTTGAGTGCTTCTACGCAGGCTTCCACAAGGTGTGCGGAGGAAAAGTTCTGGAGCTGTTCCAGCCAAATGAACTGCAAGCCATGGTCATCGGCAACACCAACTATGACTGGACGGAGCTCGAAAAG AGTACTGAATACAAAGGGGAGTACTGGACGGACCATCCCACCATCAGGCTCTTCTGGGAGGTGTTCCACAGTCTTATTttagagaagaagaagcagtttCTCT TGTTCCTCACAGGAAGTGACCGCATACCCATTCTGGGCATGAAAAGCCTGAAGCTGGTGATCCAGCCCACCGGCGGAGGGGAGCATTACTTACCTGTGGCCCACACCTGCTTCAACCTGCTGGACCTGCCCAAGTACAGGAGTCTGGAGACGCTCCGTGAGAAGCTTCTACAGGCTATAGATCACAATCAAGGCTTTAATCTCGCCTGA
- the herc4 gene encoding putative E3 ubiquitin-protein ligase HERC4 isoform X2 — MLCWGNASYGQLGLGGIDEEIVVEPRRCEFFHGKLVCDVGCGHRHTAFLLEDGTVYTCGCNDLGQLGHEKSRKKPEQVVALDAQIILAVSCGGSHTLALNDKGQVFSWGLGSDGQLGLHNFEECVRVPRNIKSLSDVQIAQVACGYWHSHALSRGGQVFSWGQNRHGQLGLGITGESISTPQIIQSLQSIPFAQISAGGAHSFALTLSGAVFGWGRNKFGQLGLNDSNDRSFPTLLKSLRSQRVIYISCGEDHTAALTKLRGVFTFGAGGYGQLGHNTTNHEINPRKVFELMGNVVTQISCGRQHTMAFTPSCGKMDSFGLAGNGQLGTHSTCNRKSPATVKGPWVASNSPTDTDSQLGCCVKRIYAGGDQSFAHYCTANKLQNIDDRRIQNHHRKICTLNQDIIHKWWNFSPGRLPQEISNEIDLVFSSASCLNGSFLSTSHPDHYSTNSKCSGVDMNMARILLHRVVQQDHHEIAQQIAASLEKNLIPRLSNSPPDIEALRLYLTLPECPLFSDRNNYVTIAIPFAKSLLSLKEAPLKVLGNWWSTFEPPVFQRLVELYKEVVVYLLQMHKMGIPSVEQRIFTCFLDTSLRLLEVLHTVSERAGHIIQYDKFYMHELDDLIDIRNDYVTWIQRQMYPMGQDGVVTLCRYPFVFDAQAKTTLLQTDAVIQMQMAVDQAQMQNFSSMFMPAVESVNPCLILIVRRENIVGDTMEVLRKSKNVDYKKPLKVIFVGEEAVDAGGVRKEFFLLIMKELLDPKYGMFRYYEDSRLIWFSNKTFEDIDLFNLIGVICGLAIYNLTIVELNFPVALYKKLLKRKPTLEDLKELMPDVGRSLQQLLDYAEDDLEDTFCLNFTITEENYGATEVLELVRNGEDINVNKSNRQDFVNAYVDYVFNTSVAPLFECFYAGFHKVCGGKVLELFQPNELQAMVIGNTNYDWTELEKSTEYKGEYWTDHPTIRLFWEVFHSLILEKKKQFLLFLTGSDRIPILGMKSLKLVIQPTGGGEHYLPVAHTCFNLLDLPKYRSLETLREKLLQAIDHNQGFNLA, encoded by the exons ATGCTGTGCTGGGGAAATGCCTCCTACGGACAGTTAGGCTTGGGAGGGATTGATGAGGAGATTGTGGTGGAGCCACGAAGATGTGAATTCTTCCACGGGAAGCTAGTGTGTGATGTGGGGTGTGgccacagacacacagcctTCCTGCTGGAGGATGGGACCGTTTACACCTGTGGCTGCAATGACCTGGGCCAGCTGGGGCATGAGAAGTCCAGGAAGAAACCAG AACAGGTTGTGGCCCTGGATGCACAGATCATACTGGCGGTGTCATGTGGAGGGTCCCATACACTCGCCCTGAATGACAAAGGGCAGGTTTTCTCATGGGGTCTGGGCTCTGACGGGCAGTTGGGTCTACATAACTTTGAAGAATGTGTTCGTGTGCCTAG aAATATCAAGAGTTTGTCAGATGTACAAATTGCTCAGGTAGCCTGTGGGTATTGGCACTCCCATGCACTTTCAAGAG GGGGCCAAGTCTTCTCTTGGGGCCAGAATCGACACGGACAACTTGGGCTAGGAATAACCGGAGAGAGCATTTCCACGCCCCAAATCATCCAGTCTCTGCAGAGCATCCCTTTTGCACAGATATCAGCTGGTGGCGCTCACAGCTTTGCCCTCACTCTCTCAGGAGCAGTGTTTGGTTGGGGGCGCAACAAGTTTGGTCAGCTGGGTCTCAATGACAGCAATG ATCGGTCTTTCCCAACGCTGCTGAAGTCCCTTAGATCGCAGAGAGTCATTTACATCTCCTGTGGAGAAGATCACACAGCAGCACTGACCAAGTTAA GAGGTGTGTTTACATTTGGAGCAGGAGGATACGGACAACTTGGACATAACACTACAAACCATGAAATCAACCCTAGGAAAGTGTTTGAgctcatgggaaatgtagtcaCGCAGATTTCATGTGGAAG GCAGCACACGATGGCTTTCACACCCTCCTGTGGGAAGATGGACTCATTTGGCCTTGCTGGTAACGGACAGCTTGGTACTCACTCCACTTGCAACAGAAAAAGCCCCGCCACTGTCAAAGGCCCCTGGGTAGCCTCAAATTCTCCAACAGatacag ACTCGCAGCTGGGCTGTTGTGTCAAGAGGATTTATGCCGGAGGAGACCAGAGCTTTGCTCACTATTGCACTGCCAAT AAACTCCAGAACATAGATGACCGGAGGATACAAAATCACCACAGAAAGATTTGCACCTTGAATCAGGATATCATACACAAGTGGTGGAACTTCTCACCAGGAAGACTCCCGCAAGAAATCTCCAA TGAGATTGACCTCGTGTTCTCCTCAGCAAGCTGCCTCAATGGATCTTTTCTGTCAACGAG TCATCCAGATCACTACAGTACCAACAGTAAATGTTCAGGGGTGGATATGAACATGGCTCGCATCCTACTGCACAGAGTGGTCCAACAAGATCACCATGAAATCGCTCAGCAG ATTGCTGCCAGTCTAGAGAAGAACCTCATTCCCAGACTAAGCAACTCTCCTCCAGACATTGAAGCCCTGAGACTTTACCTCACTCTTCCAGAATGCCCTCTCTTCAGTGACCGAAATAATTACGTGACCATCGCTATACCGTTTGCCAAATCACTCCTCAGTCTGAAAGAAGCTCCTCTGAAGGTGCTAG GAAACTGGTGGTCTACGTTTGAGCCCCCAGTCTTCCAGCGGCTGGTTGAGTTGTACAAGGAAGTGGTGGTGTATCTGCTTCAGATGCACAAGATGGGCATTCCTTCGGTCGAGCAGAGGATTTTCACCTGTTTCCTGGACACGTCCCTCCGACTCCTGGAGGTCCTGCACACA GTGAGTGAGAGAGCAGGACACATCATTCAATACGATAAATTCTACATGCATGAGTTGGATGACCTGATAGACATCAGAAATGACTACGTCACATGGATTCAGAGGCAGATGTACCCAATG GGTCAGGACGGTGTGGTGACTCTGTGCAGGTATCCCTTTGTGTTTGATGCCCAGGCGAAGACCACACTGCTTCAGACTGATGCTGTCATACAGATGCAG ATGGCAGTGGACCAGGCACAGATGCAAAACTTCAGCTCCATGTTCATGCCAGCAGTGGAATCTGTCAACCCGTGCCTCATCCTCATCGTTCGGAGGGAAAATATTGTTGGAGACACCATGGAAGTCCTCAGGAAGTCCAAGAATGTTGACTACAAGAAACCACTCAAG GTGATCTTCGTGGGAGAAGAGGCCGTCGATGCAGGAGGCGTGAGAAAGGAGTTCTTCCTCCTGATCATGAAAGAGCTGCTGGATCCAAAATATGGGATGTTTCGTTACTACGAGGACTCTAGGCTCATCTGGTTTTCAAACAAG ACCTTTGAGGACATTGACTTGTTCAACCTCATCGGGGTCATCTGTGGTCTGGCCATCTACAATCTCACTATAGTGGAACTCAACTTCCCTGTGGCCCTTTACAAGAAGCTCCTGAAGAGGAAGCCGACACTAGAGGACCTGAAAGAGCTAATGCCAGATGTGGGAAG GAGTCTGCAGCAGTTACTGGACTACGCAGAAGATGACCTCGAGGACACCTTCTGCTTGAATTTCACA atcacaGAGGAAAACTACGGTGCCACAGAGGTCTTGGAACTTGTACGGAACGGCGAAGACATCAACGTCAATAAATCAAACAG GCAGGACTTTGTCAATGCGTACGTAGACTACGTTTTCAACACATCAGTGGCCCCGCTGTTTGAGTGCTTCTACGCAGGCTTCCACAAGGTGTGCGGAGGAAAAGTTCTGGAGCTGTTCCAGCCAAATGAACTGCAAGCCATGGTCATCGGCAACACCAACTATGACTGGACGGAGCTCGAAAAG AGTACTGAATACAAAGGGGAGTACTGGACGGACCATCCCACCATCAGGCTCTTCTGGGAGGTGTTCCACAGTCTTATTttagagaagaagaagcagtttCTCT TGTTCCTCACAGGAAGTGACCGCATACCCATTCTGGGCATGAAAAGCCTGAAGCTGGTGATCCAGCCCACCGGCGGAGGGGAGCATTACTTACCTGTGGCCCACACCTGCTTCAACCTGCTGGACCTGCCCAAGTACAGGAGTCTGGAGACGCTCCGTGAGAAGCTTCTACAGGCTATAGATCACAATCAAGGCTTTAATCTCGCCTGA